The DNA region ATAAATGACGTGTTTTCATGTTATGATATGGTTTAAGGTAGATCGGGAATAGATGCAAAGTTAAATAAATGTGCTCTTTTTAAATGGATAGTATTGCGAGCTCAACAAAGAAAAAAGGAGCCTTCCTCTCTCTTTATAAAAGTGGGAAATTTTGGAGAGTGTCTCTAtgtggttttatgcttcatgacAAAGCGTAATAACATAAAAGATATATAGATTGTACACTTTTATTTGGTCCAGAATTCATTGCTGTTTTGATCAACACTAAACATAATTTTTCCCCTCAGTTCTTAAATTTCTATTTGGTCATAATTTCCATCACTTATCAATATAAGCATAATAATTTCTGAATCTCCCCAGATAGTCCAAATTATTTGCTCTTGAAGAACATGAGAAACTCTTGGGTGGGCTGAAAAGTCCAAGATATGGCCTTAGCACACAACTAGGCTTCATTAACATATTAGTGGAGAAAAATATAGGATTTCCTTATTGAAGTATCCTTCTAAACATCTGAGTGCCTTCTCCCCTATAGTTCTCTGAGAATCAAGTTTTCCATTTTATATTTTTCAAGACCCATCTGATAGGATTTTCATATCCCTCCATATGACCATGCTACAGTTTATGAATCAACAAGGAATGATTCATACGATCCAACACAGGATCTTGTCGGAGATCTACGACAAATATGCGAAAAACGAAAGTGGAAGCATAAAGACATAAACTGCAAATCTGCACCTGAATCTATTGACATTTTCATCCTTATTTGTTGTTGGAAGAATATGAAGATCAGAACACCAATTAGCTACAGGGTGTGATCTTCCGTAGGTGCGAGGGCAACGGCTCAGTAATCTTGATCCTATGGAGAAAGCAAGAAATGCATCGGTCCACTCTCCTATGAAAATcacacctatatatatatatatatggcccAACCCCATTAGCTATCCATCAATGCTAATGGTAATTGGCTAATGAGTTCTACACATAGTCCACATCCAATACCATAAATTTGTGATTCAACACAcaaattagatcaatttaatggGTTCATCTACCATGACAATCTATGTGTTATTAAGACACCTTATGGAGACTAAATCCAACACCATCAAATTATAACGCACATATACATGCAAATTAATGCAGAAGACTAATACATGAATAGGGCAGTTCAGAAAATCAGAAGCCCTACGTTTAATCGACCTATTCTTGTTAATACCATGGAACATGCTAATTATACACTAGAGAATCAGTGGACAGAGGAACTACTTAGAGCTTATTAAATTGACCTAGGTTGGTTTGAGTAGGTCATCGGAAACACAAATCTGATTTAACTTTCGTGAATATAAAAGGTTGCTAGTTTAAGTATTGTCCATGGGATCGGTATTTATTCAATCTTATTGAGAGCTGCTGGTGCTAATTTATTGTATAGCATCAATTTTAGAGCCATTTTTGTAAATTCAGCTGCAGTTTTTCAACTGCTGGTATGGATTTGATCTATAGTAGCAATTTTTTTAGTTGTATCATAAAATGTACTGAAAGATGATTTGTGAAAATAACATAAATGATTATCTTTAGCATTTATGAggtttaaaataacttgatttagAAAATATTCTTATCATTGGGATATGTAGATACATGCGGCTAAGCTAAGTCTTTTCCATCCTTGCAACATATACGATATTTCTCATGAAATTGATAAGATCATGCTGATTTTTCCTTGGCAGGGTGTCAAGGACACTTCCTCCAAAGCTAGGTATTCTCTTGATGGTGTGGCTCTGAAAAAATGATCCTAAGACTAAGGCAGCTTGGAAGGAAGTCGTAGCCGCTTCTCTTATCTTTCATTTGAAAGGATTTTCTTGGAGATGTTGGGATGACTCGTATTAGTAGCTTCTCGCATAGCATCCAAAAaggttaggattttttttttttcaaatatttgtgGCCTCATTTTTATATGATTCTTTAAATATTCTACTATTTAAATATTCcaaatttcataataaaatataccaccaattaaatatttatggatCCCACCCATCAAATATTCACTTTCAAATATTCCTAATTTCACAATCAAATATCTCACCAACCAAAATTTTTATCCATTTCTCTTTAAATTTTTGATAGACAATGAATATGGAAGTGatgaaaatagataaaaaaaaacgATGTATATATAGGGAGAAATAAACGTTACCCAACGTTCGAAAAAATAAACGTTGAGATTAACGTTCGCTTTTTTCTTATTTGATTTTTGATTccgttattgttttttttttatatttttttctgaCTTTTGTTCGTTCGAACGTTTGATTTTGTTTCTTCTAACGTTCATTTTTTTCCaatttaattgaataaaaaaaataacaaataatgGTAGCCCACCATTTTGGTAGGCCTCGTAAGAGATTAGTACCTGATGATTTCTAATCATTCCTTAAATATTTCTCATAATGGAAGGTATTTGAGAAAGGAGATATTTGGAAAAATATACCCTTCAAATATCCCATGCTCTCACATCAAACTCCTCTCTCCCACTTTAGTTCTTGGACAAGCGAGGGATAATGTACTCTAAAAGCCCCTTTCTATAGTTCTCTAACACATGTTCTTGAAGGTTTAGAAATATTAGAAAGAAATGCCTTATCGTAATAATCTCAAATTATAAATGACATTGAGGAATTAAATTCCCATGGTAATATTAAGGAAGGTGAGTTAATGAATAATATTTAATCACCATTGCAATATTAAGATTTAAGGAAGGTAAACTTCTGAATTGGCCCTCGAACTTGACCTCGTCTTAATTCCTCAAAGTTTTATTAATTCTACACAAGCGAGTCAATGAATATCGTGGAATGTGGAAATTCAGAAAATGTTGAGGATCAAAATGCTGACACGGTGGTCTTTTCAAATTTGCCCTCCGAATTAAAGCATCCCAAATGCAGCAGCAGCAACGCGTGGTGCCACGTCAGCATCCGAATTTTGGACTTTGGCCGGCAGTTTCCTTACCTTCGTTTCTTAACGCCGAAGAGACCGACTCGAGGCAATCGATTTATATAAACCCACTTCCTCCGGCGACGATGACCATGCCCTCGTTCCGCTCCCTTCTCTCCGTACTTTCTCTCCTTTCCCTTGCCGTGCTACTCGACCCCTCCCCTCTCTCTGTCTCGCCCTACGCCATGGCCGATGCAACCACGAAGCTCCCGGAGACGGAGGAGGCTACCGTCCAAATCGTCTTCGTAGAAAAGCCCGAGACTGAAGAACCCGAGGCCTTCCACATCCGAACCCTCGCCGCCGTTCTCGGCAGGTCTGTCGATTTGCTCGCAAGGGTTATAATTTCGCTGCGGAAATTTGAGTTTCCTGGTATGCGTTTCAAGATTCGGGTTTCTTTTGGTAAAGGTCTGATTCTATTTCTCTCGCAGCGAGGAAGCCGCCAAGGAATCCCTGATTTATCATTACACACATGCAGCTAGTGGATTCTCGGCGAAGCTGACCAAGTCACAGATCGAGGAATTATCGAGTGAGTTCTCCTAGATTATTTGTTCTTTCTTAGCTTCTTGGCATGAAGAATAAATCAGATCTGTTTCATCTTTTTCTTGTTCTCAATGATTTGATTTGGAATAGTTTGTTGCGACGTTGAACTCAAAATCTTACTCTTACGGATCTAGATTTGAAGGAAAAGTGTAATCCTTTCCCTAAATTCAAAACGTCAGCCTTTCCCTGGCATTCATATCTGTTTTTTTCTTGTTCTTTGATTGGCTTGAACTCTAAATCTTGCTAGTTATGCATATAGATCAGAAGGTAAAATTTACTTGCAAACTCAAATAAGTATCATGCAATCAGAAAACACTAAGGTAATATTGACTCTGCTTGGCCTACTTCCAATCACTCGATCAATCTCAAGATATTTACATCTGCAATCTAATAGGATGTTGTCACCATGCTCCTGAATAAGCTACGTTCAACTGGTTTAATTGATTCCAACCAATTAATATTTAGGTTTCAAGTGCAAATTTTCCTAAACAGAACTTAATTCCAGTTGGATCTCAATTTATGCAATAGAGATGAGCTCTTATTTGTTTTGGCagaatttgaaaactcaaaatgCATATTTCCTCTTCGTCAATTGGGTTATTTTCTAATTAAACAAACGAAACTAAAGCAAACAGAAACTGCATATACAGTTCCCTGAGCCAGCCGGAGCAAACTTAatacttttctgtttagttcagTCTACATGTTGTGGTTTTCTTTCCAATTGCCAGTGCTTTGGCTTTATTTAACTATTATTGTGGGATTCATATTGTTCCCTGGATTTTTAAGCTTCCGTTTGTTCACATTTGTGCTAACCTGAGACAAATAACAGCTGCTCTGTGCTTTTCTTGACGGATTTTACAAATTTTTTGACTGTTAAAATCAACTGTTGTAGTCTATTTCACCAAATTTTATCTATATTAAATTGAATCGTGCAGAGCAACCCGGCGTTTTTCGGGTTATGCCAAGTAGGACTCTGAACCTCATGGGAGGAGGATCCGGCCCCTCTGCCGGTGCTCGTGGTTTTGGTCTCGCACGGCACATGTAGATGTGAACTCTAGTAAATGAAGAAATGGTAAGTGCATAAGAGACTTTGAGTTTTATATAAAAATCTAATAATGTCGCGCTCGATATGATGTGTGAAACTGATTGCGCAGTCTTAATTGTTTCATTGGCAATGCTAAACTGGTTCATACTTCTCGTTTGCTCTCATTGTTTTGGCCAGTGCTATGTTTTGATAGAGCCTCGGTTGCGATGTTATCTCAGAAGAGTGTTAATTTACTTACCTCTTGTGAGTTTGGAAAGGCTCAAGTTTGCAACTTCGCAttattctaattttgatttttcagTTTTTCTTAGAGTCGCAATTGAAATTTGATCTTACATGTCTGCTTAAAAAGTCTAACACCGTTGCCTGCTTCGCCTCGAGAGCGTGTGGTTCATTGGTGGGGAAGGGAAGGAAAGACTCCACCGTAAAACCATTTACTACTTAGATCGAATTTGACTTCACTAACCTCAAGCAAAGTAGGAGGCGGCTCGATTTCTTCCAGAAATTTAAGCAAGAAAGTCTataaattcaagtagaaaacccCTTCCACACATTCTCCATTTTCTTTCCTCACTTTGATTCGTGGATTCTGAATAGGATCAAGCTGTTCATGCGAATAGCATCTTGTTGTTTTGCCAAGTTTATCCATTCATTCCAAAGTTGCTCTGGACCACATTTTGGCACTTACAATTCCAGAATAATTTGAGGTGTTTGCATGTATTATAGCTTCTGACCTACTGAATTATTTAATATTGTTTGGCTAGCTCTTGTTCTtttcaaaaacaaaacaaggcTCATGTAGTTTCATCGTCAGTTTGTAAATTGACAAACAAAGTTGACCGCATCAACTAGTCATTTAACCTCTGAAAGCTGGCAAAACCTGCTCCATATTGATTGGTTTAGATGTTTCAGAAGAAAAGTATTGTTGTTCCACTTGCTAGATTCAAAGCATCAATGCATGCACGCTGCTGCAACCAAACACATAATATTCTACTTGACAGTGATGACTTTTAATGCCATGAATGATGAGATAACATTAGTTGCTATTCAGTCATAATATAGCAAGCCTTCACCGACACAATATTGTAGAATTGCCTGTCTGATCTCAAAGCCTAGCTCTAGCTATTTCATCTTTTCGTACAACTTGAAATATTTGTTTGTTCTGAATTTATGTTAAGTGGAATGAAACTGAAAGGCAGGATGATCGAGTGAGGGACTTATCTATAAGCCCAAACAAGTTCTGATAATTTATCTCTGTGACTTGACTGATAAATGGTTCGGTGAATCAATGACAGCGCTTCACTGTCATTTATTTATTGTTGCTGCTAGAGATCAAATTTACATGTAcacaaaaggtttttttttttctttctctctcttctATCTTCACATTATTTTTAAGTTCTGAAGAATGACAAAATTAGTCCATGTGCAGACACTAAAAACCAAATCAATCAACTCGTATACGAGAGCAAAATTGGCATGCTAACCATCGAAGCGTGAAAGAGACGACCTTTGGCAATGCAGTGAATGGATCTTTCAATTTCAAGTTTTCAAAGCGATTAAAATGCGTTTCGATTAACGAATCACAGAGAACTCCAAAGCTGATTTTTCTTAATTCACTTTTGCGCGTGGGATCACTTTTCTATGAGCAAATTGGAAGAAGTTGGTAGTGGATTGATCACAAAACGCAGGGATCCATCAATCACAGtgcggaggaagaagaaggagagtggTCCTTTGCTTCTTAAATTACCCTTACCCTCTGTACTAGAGTAAGTAGTGGGTGGTGATCCGACCGCTTGGTCCGGGCCTTTGTCAGAATCCGCTCACCGCCTCATCGCTCACGTCACCTCTCCCCGTCGCTTCCGCCTGCCTTCCTCCTACCATTGTTATTCCTCCCGTTCTCTTATTCACTAACTGGTTCCTTCACTGAACATTGGAGGAACTATCTGTGCTTATCGGGTGTAATCAAGTCTGAgtcaaatttttaaatatttaaatttaattgataattgaatcgaatttaaattttatttaatgaatatatttcaGATTCATAAATTTATTCAAATTTTTATCGagtataaataaatttaataaatataaattataaatttaaatattaattaaaaatttaattatatatttaaaaaaaattataatatacttattaaaatttataattttattttaataaataaatttaatatatttatttatattttcataaataaaatataaattataaatttaatattaaaattattatttcttcatttaaaaattaattcatgaaTTATAAATATGTTCATGAATTAATGAGATgagtattttaaaatttgaatttgatttatttattttaatgaatCTTATTAAATGAATTTTCATCTAATCAAATTTTGAATAGTGTGGAGGATGTAGGTTCATTTGCACCCTTATCTGCGCTTGCTTTACTTTAATTTAGCTTCGGTGCAGGTTAAAGTACAATGAGGAGAAGGTACGCCAGGAACGCCTTTTCTCGACTTTatatattctttcttttgtggtGAACGAACCAGGAGGGGTCAACCAAAGAGTGCCGTGAGAGAGATAGAGAGCGAGAAGTCTATGGACGAGGAGGTCGAGCTGGATCAGGATATGGATGGATTTATCAGGTTCATGACGCCGGAGATGGACCGCAGGTGAGGAGCCGCACAGGGGAGGGGGAGCTCTACTTGCTGCTCAAAGCTCGTTTGTAAGCGCTTCTCTTTCTCGATTTTTGGGGGTAGGTTTGTTGATGAATCAGTGGGGAAAGGGGGATTTTTAGGGCTATTCttgttcaaaatttattttttttggtgaTTAATCGTTATATGTGCGATCTTTTCGACTTAGGCTTCTGCTGTATTGTAGTAAACTTGCAGATTTGGGATCAATCTCGGTTTTTCCCCTTCTCTTGGCGATTGATggtctattttttttctctctctcgactTGAATATGGTGAATTCTGTAAGATTGATTCTCTAATAAATATTCTTATCTCTATTCGTTCATAGATTCTTCATGAAGTTCTTCAAGATTTGTTATTTTGCGCTGTAGATTTGCATGTGCTATTCAGATATGTAAGAAAGAAATAGTTATTGGGATATGTTGGTTCAGATCACCATTTTCTTCTGAAACCAAACGTCTGCTCCTTGGAAATTTCGATCCTGTTTCTCGTTATGAGCTTGTATGATTTGAACTTGTGCTATATCTGAGAAATTGTTTTGCCCTCTTTTCTCCTTCAGCTTAGTGTAGATTAAACTGTTTCAGTTCATGACTGTGCAACTGATTTTTGCCTGTAACAAATTAGATCAGTAATTTTTATCATCAATAACTTTGAGATTTACAAACATCCCATACCTTTTCTTCCATTCACAACTGATCATTTGGTTCTATAAAATGATCACACCTTATGTGAATCTGTTCTAATTCTTATTATCGCTGTTGAGAAATTTCTGTTTTCTTTTCATCTGTGTCTCCTTTCCTTGCTCTGTTGAATGGTTAATTGGTTTCATTGTCTGGGGTTTTTCAGTTTTGCTCGGCAACTGATCGCAAGGCATGACTCTATTTAATGACTGAACAACTTCTTGTTTGAAAGAAGGAGAATAGGGCATGAAATACTTGTAGTTATAGAGCCAAGAACTAAGATGGATCTTAAGCTGAGAAAACCTCCTGAAACATCATCAAGAGCTTCCTCCACAATGGTGAATgatatttctaaaaatctcaAGCCAGACATGCCGTTCATCCAGTTTGATTCTTCAAGTTTGGGCTACAGTGTTGGACAGGATCGATCCATGTCTGAAGTCTCTCCACAAGTAGTAAACCAATCTCACTGTTTTTATGCTCCAGAAAGAgagacaaaaataaaaaatcatcttGGACCTTCGTCAGTCATCGATTGGAACCCTAGACTTATGCTGAGCAATCTCTCATTCCTTGAACAAAAGATCCACCAAGTACAGGATATTGTGCGTTCGATAATCAGCCAGGAAGATCATGTAGTTGATAGAGGTAATGAGTTAGCAGCGCAACAACAGCTTGTCACAGCAGATCTAACTTACATCATAATTCAATTGATCTCTACGGCTGGCACTCTTCTTCCCAATATTAAAAATACACTTCTCTCTACTGATCCTGCTGTTGGTCAGCCAAGCAGTGCCATGGGCATGAACACTAACCTATCTTCCTGTGGTGGTCAGAAACCAATTGAGATCTTGCCTCCAGAGGTTGCTAAATCTTCCGAGTACGACGAGCTGATGAAAGATTTCGATGCTTGTGTTGGTGAAGGAGATGAGCTGATCAAATG from Zingiber officinale cultivar Zhangliang chromosome 4B, Zo_v1.1, whole genome shotgun sequence includes:
- the LOC121974635 gene encoding subtilisin-like protease SBT3.17; the encoded protein is MTMPSFRSLLSVLSLLSLAVLLDPSPLSVSPYAMADATTKLPETEEATVQIVFVEKPETEEPEAFHIRTLAAVLGSEEAAKESLIYHYTHAASGFSAKLTKSQIEELSKQPGVFRVMPSRTLNLMGGGSGPSAGARGFGLARHM